The Lacticaseibacillus pabuli region CCACCGTCGAACAAACGAAGAATATATTTAGACTCCACTTGCTCCCCCTATTTGGAAGTTACTCACTAACCTATCTTAACGAACACAATCAGTTTGTCATGCAAGAACTGGCAATCTTAGGCGAGCAATACGCCAATATCAAAACTATCAAAAGCTATGTCGGTCAACTGTTTGACGTAGCAGAAGCGGCTGACTTCATCGAGGTTAACCGAATCGCCAAAATTTTGCGCTTTATCAATGCACCGAAGAAAAAGCGTCTTCATGATAAGCGCGTAGCCGAAGGTGAGGCTTTGACCGCAGATGAATTGATTGCTTGGATTGATGCTGCCAGAACAGATCTTGATTCTGGAAAGCTCTCCGAAGAAGAATATTTGCTTTTCGTCCTAACGCTGAATCTTGGCGACCGTAAAAGCGAATCATACGGATTACGCTGGCGCTATGTTGATCTCGAAAACGGGTATATTTATGTAATGAACGCACTAAATAAACACAAGGAACTCGGGCCAACCAAAGGTCATAAACAAACTAAGATCGAGGTGCCAGAATTTATTGTGGAATTACTACAACAATGGAAGGAACATCAAGCCGATGAATTAGCTTCAGTTGGCATCACGAAGCTAGATGGTGAACAATTTGTTTTCACTTATACGGATAATCGCGGTCATATGAACCAACCGCTTCATGCTGACTTCTTAAACTATCGACTAAACTCCATAGAAAAAAGACATCCAACGCTACGTCATGCCTATCCTCATAAGTTACGCCATACGTACTCAACGTTAGCATTAGAAGGTGGCGCAACTATGGAAGCAATCTCTGCAGCGCTAACGCATTCTGATGTGACAACGACTCGTATCTATGTTAATACACCGGACATTGTGTCCTTGACGACCAACAACATGTTTGCCAAACGAATTGCGGAGGCTCGTGCTAAAGCGGAAGCCAAAGAAATGGCATCACATTTGTCATGAATCCGCCCAACACAACGTAAAAACTCGCCGACCAATTCAATATTAAAATCTAGATAAAAAAAAATCGGCCCAAAATCGGGCCAATTTATAGGAGAAAAAAGTGATTGAACGGAAATCCGCCCAACCACTTTTGACAAAGATATTCGCATAAACGCCGATATATCGGCGTTTCTCGTAGCGGATTAACGCTTTGAGAATTGACTTGCCTTACGAGCCTTCTTAAGACCTGGCTTCTTACGTTCCTTCATACGAGGGTCACGTGTGAGCATGCCGGCCTTCTTAAGGGCGCCACGGAAGTCTGGGTCTACGGTAAGCAATGCACGGGCAATACCGTGACGAGTTGCACCCGCCTGACCTGTGAAACCACCACCATTGACGTTAACGAGAACGTCATACTGACCCTTGGTTTCGGTCAGATCGAATGGCTGGTTCATGTCAGTGATAAGTGTTTCGAATGGAAGGTATGCACGAACATCCTTACCGTTCATGGTAATCTTGCCGGTACCTGGTACGAGACGTACACGGGCAACGGAGTTCTTGCGGCGGCCTGTGCCGCTGTATGCTACAACGTCTGCCATGATATTCCTCCTTAGATACGATCCTTGATGTCGAGTACTTCAGGCTTCTGAGCAGCATGATCATGCTCTGCACCTGCGTATACGTGCAGCTTCAGGAACTGAGCCTGGCCAAGAGTGTTCTTGGTAGGCAGCATCTTCTTAACTGCGTATTCGATAAGACGTTCAGGGTTGTTTTCCTTAAGATCCCCTGCGATCTCCTTTTTGAGACCACCTGGGTGCTGGCTGTGACGGTAGTAAATCTTGTCAGTAGCCTTCTTACCGGTCAGCTTAACCTGAGCGGCGTTAATAACGATAACGTTATCACCAGTATCTACGTTAGGGGTGAATGTTGGCTTGTTCTTGCCGCGAAGAATAGATGCTACGACAGATGCAAGACGACCAAGAGAGATGTCGGTTGCGTCAATGACGTACCACTTGCGTTCGATTTCACCTGGCTTAGCCAAAAATGTTGTACGCACGATGTGTTTCCTCCAAATTTCTGTGTTTGTTTGACACTCATAAGATTTCCGGGGCTTACGTGGGGCAAACAATACCAGCTACTAGAATAGCAAAAATACCGTTCCACGTCAACGGCTCCGGGCGGTTCATTTGCCCGCTTCGGCCATGAATCCGATTCCAGGATGCAAAAAGTCCGGCCGCTGTCAACTGACAACCCGGCCGGACATCATCGCGCTCCCAGCTTGTCTAACTATACACGCTGAGACGCCCGATTTCTATTTAATTTTGATTACTTTTAGGCAGTGTCATCGCCAGCAGCAGGCCGCAAAGTCCAACTACCGCAAAGACACCGTAAGTCAGGGCAAAGCCCCCACTGCGACTACCTAATCCCCTTTGCGCCGCGCTAAGAATCAGCGTTGCTGCGAGCACCCCGGCTGACCCGAACAATTGCCGCGCCGTCGTGGTCACCGCTGTCCCATGCGAGATGAGATTCTCAGGAAGGGCGTTCGCACCAGCCGTGACAGAAGGCATCATGACAAAGGCGTTACCGGCCTCACACATCGCAGCCAAGAGAATAGCCAGCACCAGTGGCATGTGACCCGCAAACAGAGCGAGGAGCCCAAAGCCGGCCACAATGAGGATCATCCCCAGTGAGGCCACTGGACGAGGACCAAGTCTGTCAAGCATGCGCCCGCTAATTGGATTCAGAAAACTGAGCAGCACAGCTGCCGGTACCAGCGACAGGCCAGAGACTAGTGGTGCGACCTTCAACACCGTTTGGAAGTACAGGGGCATTAAAATGGTCGTGACAATCAGGGCGATGTAGGAAATCCCCGTCAGGAACACGGCCTTGGTGAACATCCCCGTCCCGAGCACCCGCAACTGGAGCATCGGGGTTTTCAGGCCGAACTGGCGCCGTGCAAACAGCGCTGAAAGGAGAATACCGACGACCAGGAGCACAATGCCCATGGTCCGGTTGTTCCCCTTCGTGATGAAGCTGGCCGCTAATAGGATCAGCGGGAGCCCGGTACTCAGAATGACGGAGAGCCAATCCAAGTGACTGGGCTTTGCCGGCATCACAGACGAAATGGTCTTCACGGACACAGCCAGCACAGCCAGGGCGACCAGCAGGAAGAAGACAAACAGTGCCTGCCACGAGAACCACGTCAGTAGCACACCCGAGATAATCGGGCCAACCGCCAATGCAGACCCCATGACCAATCCGGCTGTCCCCATCACACGGCCCCGGTGTTTCTCATCCGTAATGGTGAGTAACACGGTCTGGTAACTGGGGAAGATAATGCCAACACCAACCGCTTCGAGCAAGCGCCCAACCATGAGAACCGTGAAGCTAGGTGCCCAGACACACAGGCCCGTCCCAATCGCGAAGATGAGCTCGACGGTTTGGAACAGACGCTTAAACGGCACGTTGTTCAGCAACCACGGACTGATGGGCATCATGAGGGTCATCATCAGCATAAAGCCAGTGGTGAGCCAGGCAACCGTATCAGCCCCGAGGTTAAAGCTACGCATAAAGCTTGGGTACGCGGTGCTGAGTGCCGATTGCGAAATCGACATGGAGAATGTCCCCGTCAGCAGCGTTGCCACAAACGGGGTGCGTTTGAAGTTATCGCTCGTATTCTGCAAACCTTACATTTTCATCCCCATCTTTTTGTAGGAATCCATCCCAGCCATCCACAGCTGATCTTCAGGGATTCCACGTTCTTCAGACAACGCCTTCATCAGCTTGTCCATCGTCATCAAATCGTACTTTGGCCGTGGCTTACCGGGAACATATGTCTCAATCTGGGCCATCATGCCGCCATCTTCATGTTCAATAATGTGGCAGTGGTACATGTAAACCCCGGGCAGGTCAAAGCGGACGAGCAAGCGAACTGTTTCGCCAGGGTTTACCCCAACCGTATCCTTGTAGCCATGCTCATTCGGATATGGTGCCTTGCCATCACGACTGACCACGAGGAACTGTGTCCCGTGGCAGTGGAATGGGTGCACCATCCCTGGCTTGTCATTGGCGTTCACGACGTCCCAGTATTGCGCCTGACCAACTGGCTGCTCGGCATCAATCCGGTCCATCTTGAACTTCTTGCCGTCAATGGCGACACTCTCGTCCATCCCAGACATGACAATCCGGCGAACAGGCGTCCCAGGATCAACGGTAGGTGCTTTGATGTCCAGCAAATGTTCAGGCACTGGTCCGTTAACGCGTTTGAATTCGTGGATGCGGAAGGTGACCACTTTCTTGTCATCAGTCAACAGTGTCACTTCATCACCGGGCTTGCAGTCGCTAAAGTCGACCACAATCTGAGCCCGCTCAGCACACGTCAGCATGAGGTGTGTAAAGTGAACGGGTTCTGGAAGCAAACTGCCGTCGCCAGCAACCTGAACGAATTCGCGGTCATCACTGAAGTGCAAGCGCCATTCGCGGCGGTTGGCACCATCAAGCAGGCGCAAACGCACCTTGGTTGTTGTGACGTCAAAGTATGGGTTAATCGTGCCGTTAATCATTGCGGTTGGCCCCGCAACGCCATCGGGATCATAATCGGCCCGGTAGTCCCACTGGTTGTTTTCGTGGAAACGACGGTCCTGCAAAACCAGTGGAATGTCATCGACACCGTATTCGCGTGGCAAGTCCAGACTGGCTTCATGGGCATCCGTAACGTAGACGATGCCGGCCAGCCCGTGCCAAACCTGCTCGGCGGTTGATGGGCATGGGTGCGCGTGCAACCAAACCATGGCGGCAGGCTGATTCAGGGTGAAGTCAATTTGCTTACTCTCACCTGGATAAACCGGCGCGTGGCAGCCACCATCAACGATTGGTCCGGAAACGTTCAACCCATGCCAATGGAAGGTGGTCAATTCAGGTAATTCATTCTTGAGGGTAATGTGGTAATGCTTACCATCCTCAAAGTGAATCGTGGGACTCAGCAGGCTGGTGTTATAACCCCAAGTTTTGGTCTTGGCACCAGGCAATAGCTGGGTTTCCCCTGCCTGCGCAGTAATGGTGTAGTAAACGTCGGTGGGCGTCTCCTTGTCAGCCTTCAGCAGCGGTGGCACCCCTAATGGTTTGGCCGGTGCATCAGCATCTTCAAGCGGCACGTAGCCACCATCGTGATAATCATAAGCCGGTTCATCGAAGAAATAGTTCTTGTAAATGGTGTTCGACATACCTTTTCCTCCTCAGTTAGTGCTTAGATATTTGCGTACATCCACATTCTACACCTTATAAATGCCGGTGCACCGGCACTTTGCCCGTTCAAACAATCAAAAATGACGCAAACATCATATGTTTCAAGGGTTTGCGTCATTTCTAAAAAAGATTATTTATTTTGAGATGAATCCGCGGCAGCGCCACCTGGTGTCGTTGCGTCATCATAGTAAACTTCCTTCAGGTAAAGGCCCGACGCAGGTGCGGTCCCACGCGCTTGTTGCCGATCCTTCACCTCAAAAAGCCGCTTAAAGTCATGGACATCGCGCCGGCCATTGCCAATTTCTAAGGCCGTAGCGACAAGGATACGGACCATGTTGTACAGAAAGCCGTTGCCATAAAACTCCATAATGAGTTCGTTGTTGGTCTCGTCCACGGTGCAGGTTGCATCGTATATGGTTCGGACCTTGTCGACAATGACACCCCCGCTCGCCGCAAAACTCGTAAAGTCGTGGGTGCCAATGAGGTCCTTTAGTGCGGTCTGGATACGGCTGGGTTCAATGTGATACGGGTAATGTCCGGTATATAACCGTTTAAAAGGATCCGTGTACTTACCGAGCGCCACCTTGTACATGTATCGTTTGCCCTTCGCAGAGTATCGTGCATGGAAGTCTGCGTCGGTGTATGCGACATCCTTGATAATAATGTCGAGTGGCATCATCGAATTAAGCCCCATCAGCATGTTCTTGGGGGGAATATTTCCCGGGTAATCAAACGAAATGACTTGGCCAAGTGCATGCACGCCTGAGTCTGTCCGGCCAGACCCGTCGACATGAACTGGTTGCTTGGCCATTTTGCCAAGTGCATGTTCCAGCACCCCTTGGACAGTGCGCTGTGCCGGTTGAACCTGGTAGCCAGCAAATTTGGTGCCATCATAGGCCAGTGTTACTTTGTAGTGCAAAGGAACTCCTCCAGTCTCTATTTCCGCAAGAACATCAGGCCAATTGTCAGTACCGCCATGAGTCCGAGCGTCAGCAGATCGCCCCGCCCGTAACGTAAAACACGGTAGCGGGTCCGGCCATAGCCGCTCTGGTAGCCGCGCGCCTCCATTGCGGTTGCGAGGTCGTCCGCCATTGCAAAGGCAGAGACGAATAGCGGAATGAACAATGGAACAATCGCTTTAACCTGTGCCACCAGACCGCCGGAGCCAAAATCGACCCCACGTGCCCGTTGCGCGTTCATGGTCTTCGTCGTCTGGTCCATCAGCGTTGGCACAAAGCGCAATGCAATGCTGAGCATCAAGGCAACTTCAGTAACGGGAAAATGAATCTTCGCCAGTGGCTTCAGCAAAGACTCCACCGCATCCGCGAGGGACAGGGAAGGCGTCGTCAGGGTCAG contains the following coding sequences:
- a CDS encoding site-specific integrase, whose amino-acid sequence is MTIHETKAGNYRVEVFFPKNVRDILANGESRFRKTVPTKAEAQRLEREIQTKIETVTQTGTDRVMSIKGEISFKDFYETLWLPLYEAGGSGRIRTIPTKATVEQTKNIFRLHLLPLFGSYSLTYLNEHNQFVMQELAILGEQYANIKTIKSYVGQLFDVAEAADFIEVNRIAKILRFINAPKKKRLHDKRVAEGEALTADELIAWIDAARTDLDSGKLSEEEYLLFVLTLNLGDRKSESYGLRWRYVDLENGYIYVMNALNKHKELGPTKGHKQTKIEVPEFIVELLQQWKEHQADELASVGITKLDGEQFVFTYTDNRGHMNQPLHADFLNYRLNSIEKRHPTLRHAYPHKLRHTYSTLALEGGATMEAISAALTHSDVTTTRIYVNTPDIVSLTTNNMFAKRIAEARAKAEAKEMASHLS
- the rpsI gene encoding 30S ribosomal protein S9 is translated as MADVVAYSGTGRRKNSVARVRLVPGTGKITMNGKDVRAYLPFETLITDMNQPFDLTETKGQYDVLVNVNGGGFTGQAGATRHGIARALLTVDPDFRGALKKAGMLTRDPRMKERKKPGLKKARKASQFSKR
- the rplM gene encoding 50S ribosomal protein L13 produces the protein MRTTFLAKPGEIERKWYVIDATDISLGRLASVVASILRGKNKPTFTPNVDTGDNVIVINAAQVKLTGKKATDKIYYRHSQHPGGLKKEIAGDLKENNPERLIEYAVKKMLPTKNTLGQAQFLKLHVYAGAEHDHAAQKPEVLDIKDRI
- a CDS encoding MFS transporter; this translates as MSISQSALSTAYPSFMRSFNLGADTVAWLTTGFMLMMTLMMPISPWLLNNVPFKRLFQTVELIFAIGTGLCVWAPSFTVLMVGRLLEAVGVGIIFPSYQTVLLTITDEKHRGRVMGTAGLVMGSALAVGPIISGVLLTWFSWQALFVFFLLVALAVLAVSVKTISSVMPAKPSHLDWLSVILSTGLPLILLAASFITKGNNRTMGIVLLVVGILLSALFARRQFGLKTPMLQLRVLGTGMFTKAVFLTGISYIALIVTTILMPLYFQTVLKVAPLVSGLSLVPAAVLLSFLNPISGRMLDRLGPRPVASLGMILIVAGFGLLALFAGHMPLVLAILLAAMCEAGNAFVMMPSVTAGANALPENLISHGTAVTTTARQLFGSAGVLAATLILSAAQRGLGSRSGGFALTYGVFAVVGLCGLLLAMTLPKSNQN
- a CDS encoding multicopper oxidase family protein, with the translated sequence MSNTIYKNYFFDEPAYDYHDGGYVPLEDADAPAKPLGVPPLLKADKETPTDVYYTITAQAGETQLLPGAKTKTWGYNTSLLSPTIHFEDGKHYHITLKNELPELTTFHWHGLNVSGPIVDGGCHAPVYPGESKQIDFTLNQPAAMVWLHAHPCPSTAEQVWHGLAGIVYVTDAHEASLDLPREYGVDDIPLVLQDRRFHENNQWDYRADYDPDGVAGPTAMINGTINPYFDVTTTKVRLRLLDGANRREWRLHFSDDREFVQVAGDGSLLPEPVHFTHLMLTCAERAQIVVDFSDCKPGDEVTLLTDDKKVVTFRIHEFKRVNGPVPEHLLDIKAPTVDPGTPVRRIVMSGMDESVAIDGKKFKMDRIDAEQPVGQAQYWDVVNANDKPGMVHPFHCHGTQFLVVSRDGKAPYPNEHGYKDTVGVNPGETVRLLVRFDLPGVYMYHCHIIEHEDGGMMAQIETYVPGKPRPKYDLMTMDKLMKALSEERGIPEDQLWMAGMDSYKKMGMKM
- the truA gene encoding tRNA pseudouridine(38-40) synthase TruA, which encodes MHYKVTLAYDGTKFAGYQVQPAQRTVQGVLEHALGKMAKQPVHVDGSGRTDSGVHALGQVISFDYPGNIPPKNMLMGLNSMMPLDIIIKDVAYTDADFHARYSAKGKRYMYKVALGKYTDPFKRLYTGHYPYHIEPSRIQTALKDLIGTHDFTSFAASGGVIVDKVRTIYDATCTVDETNNELIMEFYGNGFLYNMVRILVATALEIGNGRRDVHDFKRLFEVKDRQQARGTAPASGLYLKEVYYDDATTPGGAAADSSQNK
- a CDS encoding energy-coupling factor transporter transmembrane component T family protein, whose translation is MNKMILGRYIPGDSFIHRLDPRTKLLATFYYIAIVFLANNWQSYLLISAVTLAIIPLAKVSLRFFLRGLMPVLFLIIFTVLLQVFFTTGGHVYWAWGWLSVSSAGLINGAYIFIRLVLIIFMSTLLTLTTPSLSLADAVESLLKPLAKIHFPVTEVALMLSIALRFVPTLMDQTTKTMNAQRARGVDFGSGGLVAQVKAIVPLFIPLFVSAFAMADDLATAMEARGYQSGYGRTRYRVLRYGRGDLLTLGLMAVLTIGLMFLRK